From Anopheles arabiensis isolate DONGOLA chromosome 3, AaraD3, whole genome shotgun sequence, a single genomic window includes:
- the LOC120902735 gene encoding uncharacterized protein LOC120902735, whose product MKRYEHVCVHGRLLGITQTMYEMWRWIVVILQLLLAEEFASGIMLTEVRVPKHTIKGHSVRLECHYDMEGEALYSVKWYKDGREFYRYVPRDDPPGTVFPQPGIIVDLLNSTSEQVVLDPIDLSSSGKYRCEVSAEAPSFQTVSDHGEMLVVVLPEEDPYITGGKPRYQIGDIVRVNCTSGRSKPAVHLAWHINGEQADGSLVKRYEPVVSGPDKLETSILGLEFRVKPKHFKRGDMKLKCLATISTVYWKSNEESVEGEKIQKAPMLESRRAVSSDTRADRVQAASGDALANKYSSGLNFTLRWLLTVLAAGRLLWPSAALP is encoded by the exons atgAAACGATATGAGCACGTATGCGTACACGGCCGGTTGTTGGGAATTACGCAAACAATGTACGAGATGTGGCGTTGGATAGTCGTCATACTGCAGCTCCTCTTGGCGGAAG AATTCGCTTCAGGTATTATGCTCACGGAGGTGCGGGTGCCCAAGCACACCATCAAGGGCCACTCGGTCCGGCTGGAGTGCCATTATGACATGGAAGGCGAAGCGCTCTACTCGGTGAAGTGGTACAAGGATGGGCGCGAATTTTATCGATATGTGCCAAGGGACGACCCGCCGGGGACGGTTTTTCCTCAGCCGGGCATCATAGTGGAT CTGCTGAACTCTACCAGCGAGCAGGTGGTGCTGGATCCGATCGATCTCTCCTCGAGCGGTAAATATCGATGCGAGGTGTCAGCCGAGGCGCCCTCCTTCCAGACGGTCTCGGATCACGGCGAAATGTTGGTAGTTG TGCTGCCCGAGGAGGATCCGTACATTACGGGCGGGAAGCCACGCTACCAGATCGGCGATATCGTGCGGGTGAACTGCACATCTGGCCGGTCGAAACCGGCGGTTCATCTGGCGTGGCACATCAATGGGGAGCAGGCGGACGGGTCGCTCGTGAAGCGGTACGAGCCGGTCGTGTCCGGGCCGGACAAGCTGGAAACGTCCATACTGGGGCTGGAATTCCGTGTTAAgccaaaacatttcaaacggGGCGATATGAAGCTCAAG TGCCTCGCCACCATTTCGACCGTGTACTGGAAGAGCAACGAGGAGAGCGTCGAGGGGGAAAAGATTCAAAAAGCGCCCATGCTCGAGTCGCGCCGGGCCGTTTCGAGCGACACGCGAGCGGACCGAGTTCAAG CGGCGAGCGGCGATGCATTGGCGAATAAATATTCATCGGGCTTGAATTTTACATTGCGCTGGCTGCTCACGGTGTTGGCCGCCGGTCGTTTGCTCTGGCCATCGGCTGCGCTGCCCTAA